ACTCCGATTTTCACTCATGATTCGTCTAAATTCTTTATCAGTATCCATAGCAGCAGTTTTGGTGTAAATTTCAGTAGTAGTAGGTTGATCATGCCCTAGAAAGACTTGAAGGTAATCTTTTCCCATTCCATCCTCTGCTAAAAAAGTAGCACGAGAGTGCCTTAATGTATGTGGAGTTACCTCTATTGAGGTAATTTGAGCTATCTCAGCAATTTCTTTTACAATCTGCTGAATTCGACGATTAGTAAACCTGCCATTTCTCTGTGTTCTAAAAATAGGACCACTCCTTCTATCTTTTAAATGAGTTGAGAGCAGACGAGCCAAATTTTCTTCAATTGGTACCTCTCTTCTTTTATCTCCTTTCCCAGATTGAATAACAATTCTCAATTCTTCAAAATAAATATCATCGGCATTAAAACTAGTAAATTCATCTACTCTTGTTGCGGTCTCAAACAAGACTTGCATCATCAGACCAATTTTAGATGATTTTTCATAAGCCATGTTGATAAAGCGTTTATACTCTTTCCTAGATAGTCGTTTAACTGTTCCTTTATTTTTCTTTTCTGGTTTTAATTCTAACTTCTTCCTGACCTGCTTAAAAATATATTGAGACTGACTATAACTAATATTTTGCTTAGCTAATTTTCTTGCAATAAGGTTAATGATTGGCTTTAATCCTGATTTATCCATGATTTCGTATTTTGATTCTGAGGAGCGAAAAGATAATAGTTTTTGTAAGAAAAAAGAGCAGTTTATCCTTAAAAACCATCCAAGACTTCGCACTCTGTCCATTTTACGAAATCTTTAAAACCAAAACTTCATATGAAACCAGCAAGACCTTCTAGTTATAGAAAATACCCTTCTATTAATTCATCTGAAAAATTTTCTGATGAAGAGATGGTAAGAGACTGGACACTTTCTTCTTCTGATTTAAAAGAAATTGGTAGATATCGAAAACAAGTACGTTTGTATATTGCTATTCAAATTTGTGGTCTTAGGCTGCATGGTCGTTTTATTCAGAGAGTAAATGATTTATCTTTCAGAATCATCAATTATCTCAATACTCAACTTAATCTACCAACAAATTTAGCCATTAAGGTTACTAGTAGAAAAGCTACGCAATCCATTCATCGAAAAAATATTCTATCTTATTTAGGCTTTAAGAAATTTGATGAAGCAATAGAAAAGCATCTTTGTTATTTTCTGACAGAAAAAGCGAATAAAGGGCTACTGCCCGACGAGTTATTTACTCAAGCACAGGAATATCTTTTTGCTCAACAAATATTACTACCAGGACATACAGTTTTAGATAAACTCATCACAAATATTTGTTCTCAAGTACATTTAAATTTATTTGAACAAGTATATCGTAAGTTACCTAATAATCTACTCAAAGCTATTGATAATAGCCTCAAATTACCTAAGGGGCAACAACGCACTTTATTCTTTTATCTAAAAGAATACCCTCCCTCTGCTTCAATCACAACATTGAAAAGCTATTTGAATAAATATACACAATTAATTGAAATGGGTATAGACCAAATAGGCGATCAACTATTAGACCCTTCATTTCAAGAATATTTATATGAATTGACTAAAAAATATAGGGCAAAAGATTTAAAGAGATTTAGTCCTCACAAACGCTATTCACTCATGGCTTGTTTTTTACTAGAATCTCGAAAAAAGATACTGGATTACATTATTCAGCTGCATGACCAATTCATACAAGATCTGGTTAGGAAGGCAAAAAACACTTATAAAAAGCAGTACAAAAAACGTCAAACTCAACAAAAGAAATCTATGAATAATCTGCTTATATCAGTTGAGTCATTATTAGACTGGGCTGAAAATTCCCAAATAAGTAGAGAAAAATTCTTAGAGCAACTCAATACAAAGCGTTTACGTAATTCTTATGATGCTGTCTCCGAATTTAACCAATTTACGATCAAAGGAAGTGGTCGTTTTATCTTAACTCGTTACCCTTCTTTGAGAAAATATTTTGCTCAATTTA
Above is a window of Aureispira anguillae DNA encoding:
- a CDS encoding tyrosine-type recombinase/integrase, producing the protein MDKSGLKPIINLIARKLAKQNISYSQSQYIFKQVRKKLELKPEKKNKGTVKRLSRKEYKRFINMAYEKSSKIGLMMQVLFETATRVDEFTSFNADDIYFEELRIVIQSGKGDKRREVPIEENLARLLSTHLKDRRSGPIFRTQRNGRFTNRRIQQIVKEIAEIAQITSIEVTPHTLRHSRATFLAEDGMGKDYLQVFLGHDQPTTTEIYTKTAAMDTDKEFRRIMSENRS